The Caproicibacterium lactatifermentans genome contains a region encoding:
- a CDS encoding transketolase, translating to MNSTEKKALAVTACKVRMGIIEGVYHAKSGHPGGSLSAADMFTYLYFRELHVDPKNPKDPQRDRFVLSKGHACPGLYAALAERGFFPREELKSLRHIGAMLQGHPDMKHTPGIDMSTGSLGQGISAACGMALAGKMDKKDYRVYALLGDGEVEEGQVWEAAMFAGHHDLDNLCEIVDSNKLQIDGPVSEVGGSYPIDKKFEAFGFDVQTIDGHDFDAIEKAFAHARTVKGKPSCIIMNTIKGKGVSYMENQVGWHGKAPDEEQYHQAMTELKAELARLEAE from the coding sequence ATGAACAGCACGGAAAAAAAAGCACTTGCGGTGACTGCCTGTAAAGTTCGTATGGGCATCATCGAGGGCGTTTATCATGCAAAGTCCGGCCATCCCGGCGGTTCCCTTTCAGCAGCCGATATGTTTACATATCTATACTTCCGGGAACTGCACGTTGACCCGAAAAATCCGAAGGACCCACAGCGCGACCGTTTTGTCCTGAGCAAAGGTCATGCTTGCCCAGGTCTGTACGCTGCTTTGGCGGAACGCGGCTTCTTCCCGCGTGAAGAGCTCAAGTCCCTGCGGCACATTGGTGCCATGCTTCAGGGCCATCCGGACATGAAACATACACCCGGCATTGATATGAGCACAGGTTCCTTGGGACAAGGTATTTCCGCTGCCTGCGGTATGGCTTTGGCTGGTAAAATGGACAAAAAAGATTACCGCGTTTATGCCCTGCTGGGGGACGGCGAAGTGGAGGAAGGTCAGGTCTGGGAGGCTGCTATGTTTGCCGGCCACCACGACCTGGACAACCTGTGCGAAATTGTAGATTCCAACAAGCTGCAAATTGACGGTCCTGTTTCTGAAGTTGGCGGTTCATATCCGATAGACAAAAAATTCGAGGCATTTGGCTTTGATGTACAGACCATTGACGGCCATGACTTTGACGCAATAGAAAAAGCCTTTGCGCACGCACGCACCGTTAAGGGCAAGCCTTCCTGCATCATTATGAATACCATTAAGGGCAAAGGTGTTTCCTATATGGAGAATCAGGTTGGCTGGCATGGAAAAGCCCCGGATGAAGAACAGTATCACCAGGCAATGACAGAACTTAAGGCAGAACTTGCCAGACTGGAGGCAGAATGA
- a CDS encoding flavin reductase, with the protein MKNESLFSFTYGMYAIGVTDGKHPSASIVNTVSQVSNHPNLLTVSIHRSSYSYACIHKNGLFTVSVLSEDTSGAVIGALGLTSGRSSRKLDNIRYKMLREGVPVIRENSCCWFLCKVIDSMETPSYTVFLAKVLAGSDRVVGTPMTYSYYRNVIKGSAPRNAPTYQEPTPDRSNSDGEAFACTVCGYLYHDAITPFEELPEDWACPICGATKSAFVRQTAEI; encoded by the coding sequence ATGAAAAATGAATCTCTTTTCAGTTTCACATATGGAATGTATGCCATTGGTGTGACAGACGGGAAACACCCTTCAGCCAGTATCGTCAACACCGTTTCACAGGTTTCCAATCATCCGAATTTGCTGACGGTCAGCATTCACCGCAGCAGTTACAGCTATGCGTGTATTCACAAAAACGGCCTGTTTACGGTCAGCGTGCTTAGTGAGGACACTTCCGGAGCGGTTATCGGGGCACTGGGGCTTACTTCCGGCCGCAGCAGCAGAAAGCTGGATAATATCCGCTACAAAATGCTGCGCGAAGGTGTACCGGTTATCCGGGAAAACAGCTGCTGCTGGTTCCTGTGCAAAGTGATTGATTCTATGGAAACGCCTTCCTACACTGTTTTTCTTGCGAAAGTCCTTGCTGGGAGCGATAGGGTTGTCGGCACACCAATGACTTATTCGTACTACCGCAACGTGATTAAAGGAAGCGCACCCCGCAATGCCCCGACATATCAGGAGCCGACACCGGATCGCTCCAACAGTGACGGCGAAGCGTTTGCCTGCACGGTGTGCGGTTATTTGTATCACGACGCCATTACACCCTTTGAGGAGCTGCCGGAGGATTGGGCTTGCCCTATCTGCGGCGCAACAAAATCTGCTTTTGTCCGCCAAACAGCGGAAATATAA
- a CDS encoding replication-associated recombination protein A: protein MSAPLADRIRPKTLDDIVGQQHLLGPGRPLRRIIESGEIPNLVFYGPSGVGKTTLASIIARRTKKHLCKLNGTSASTADIRAVVSKVGTLEAVNGILLYLDEIQYFNKKQQQTLLEFIENGDITLIASTTENPYFYVYNAILSRSTVFEFKPVEPKDIVPAVERAFRFLSQERGKPIKAEPEAVRRIAFSCGGDVRKAMNAAELCALAAEETDDALQVTPELAAELTQSSAPRYDREGDEHYDIVSAYQKSMRGSDPDAALHYLARLLAAGDLPSACRRLMVCACEDVGLAYPQIIPIVKAAVDAAQMVGLPEARIPLSDAVILVSLAPKSNSGEAAIDAALTDVKAGRAGPVPRCLQNKHYDSAEVKRKGQFYKYPHIYPNHWVQQQYLPDTLQGAAYYTPGENKTEQSYAAYWRHIKKEETPDK, encoded by the coding sequence ATGTCAGCTCCTCTCGCAGACCGTATCCGGCCCAAAACGCTGGATGACATTGTCGGTCAGCAGCATCTTTTGGGACCGGGACGGCCGCTGCGCCGCATTATTGAAAGCGGAGAGATTCCCAACCTGGTTTTTTATGGACCTTCCGGTGTAGGGAAGACAACGCTTGCTTCGATTATTGCCCGGCGTACTAAAAAGCATTTGTGTAAGCTAAATGGTACTTCCGCTTCCACTGCGGATATTCGTGCCGTCGTCAGCAAAGTTGGTACGCTGGAAGCTGTCAACGGGATTCTGCTGTATTTAGATGAGATTCAGTATTTTAATAAGAAGCAGCAGCAAACTCTTTTGGAGTTCATTGAAAACGGCGATATTACACTGATTGCCTCTACCACAGAAAATCCGTATTTCTATGTATACAATGCCATACTCAGCCGTTCAACGGTGTTTGAATTTAAGCCGGTTGAGCCGAAAGATATTGTTCCCGCTGTCGAACGGGCTTTCCGCTTCCTTTCACAGGAACGCGGGAAACCGATTAAAGCGGAGCCGGAAGCGGTTCGCCGCATTGCATTTTCCTGTGGCGGCGATGTACGCAAGGCGATGAATGCGGCGGAACTGTGCGCGCTGGCCGCGGAAGAAACGGACGATGCACTGCAGGTTACGCCGGAATTGGCTGCAGAGCTGACACAAAGCAGTGCGCCTCGTTATGACCGGGAAGGCGACGAACATTACGATATTGTTTCAGCCTACCAGAAATCCATGCGCGGTTCGGACCCGGATGCGGCACTGCATTATCTGGCGCGTCTGCTGGCTGCGGGTGACTTGCCGTCTGCCTGCCGCCGCCTAATGGTTTGTGCGTGCGAGGATGTTGGCCTTGCCTATCCGCAGATTATTCCAATCGTCAAAGCTGCCGTGGATGCGGCACAGATGGTTGGTTTGCCGGAGGCACGCATTCCGCTGTCCGATGCGGTCATTTTGGTTTCTCTGGCACCCAAAAGCAATTCTGGGGAAGCTGCCATTGATGCGGCGCTGACGGATGTCAAAGCGGGCAGAGCCGGTCCGGTTCCGCGCTGCCTGCAGAACAAACATTACGACAGTGCCGAAGTAAAGCGCAAAGGTCAGTTTTATAAATACCCGCACATATACCCGAATCACTGGGTGCAGCAGCAGTACCTGCCCGACACCCTGCAGGGAGCTGCTTATTACACCCCGGGGGAAAACAAGACAGAGCAGTCCTATGCGGCATATTGGCGCCACATTAAAAAGGAAGAAACACCGGATAAATAG